In Thermosphaera sp., a genomic segment contains:
- a CDS encoding cation:proton antiporter, translating into MSSYVLLYVFVGIMVLKIVGAYFKTRRVGELAGYILASIILALFFYGSVDPKELELIAEISSILIVFHAGLTSDFSEVLGNLKKALFISVTAVGFTFAIIFSSLYYLGLPLEVSLMIAILFSNTATETTALVLEKLGLELKNLLISASFIDDVIVLFLAIVYFNLLRGVGYVDLITSLSISIGVFALVLQLGMRRDLVTGFFAKISKSYETFVDSTILILTGLVVLFIIFKGSGLIAGYLAGLFLSMGSSIKDPFLRFRSKIIDFSIMLDSFIDSMFIPMFLLYVSLFVIKPGINMFLVVVVFTGAVIGKFIPYFFFMFRDKRFKNNAVLAGICMSGRGVLEMVLVMYAMNLGLLHDDMVNTVLAASVLTSLFAMISTSGLHEKMRIS; encoded by the coding sequence GTGTCTAGTTACGTGTTGCTGTACGTATTCGTCGGCATCATGGTATTAAAGATCGTTGGAGCGTACTTCAAAACGAGAAGAGTGGGTGAACTAGCAGGATACATCCTCGCATCTATCATTCTAGCATTATTTTTTTACGGTTCAGTAGACCCCAAGGAGCTTGAATTAATCGCTGAGATATCCTCCATTTTGATAGTATTCCACGCGGGTTTAACTAGCGATTTCAGTGAAGTTCTCGGAAATCTCAAGAAGGCATTATTTATTTCTGTTACGGCCGTCGGTTTCACCTTCGCAATAATTTTCTCCTCGCTATATTACCTTGGTCTTCCACTGGAAGTTTCGTTAATGATCGCGATTCTATTTTCGAACACCGCTACTGAGACTACAGCGCTTGTTTTAGAAAAACTCGGGCTTGAGTTAAAGAACTTGTTAATATCTGCCAGTTTTATTGATGATGTTATCGTACTGTTTCTCGCGATAGTTTATTTCAACTTATTGAGAGGTGTAGGTTATGTAGATCTTATAACCTCTTTGAGTATTTCTATTGGAGTCTTTGCATTAGTATTACAATTGGGTATGCGAAGAGATTTGGTAACCGGATTCTTCGCAAAAATATCGAAATCTTATGAGACGTTTGTTGATTCAACCATTCTGATACTAACTGGCTTAGTAGTATTGTTTATTATATTCAAGGGAAGTGGGTTGATAGCTGGATACCTAGCGGGCTTATTTTTGTCTATGGGTTCTTCTATTAAAGATCCCTTCCTTCGATTTAGGTCCAAGATAATAGATTTCAGCATAATGCTTGACAGTTTTATTGATTCAATGTTCATTCCAATGTTCCTCCTATACGTATCCCTCTTCGTAATTAAACCTGGAATAAACATGTTTCTTGTCGTGGTGGTTTTCACAGGTGCTGTTATCGGAAAATTTATACCGTATTTCTTCTTCATGTTTAGAGATAAGCGATTTAAGAACAACGCGGTCTTGGCGGGGATTTGTATGAGTGGACGAGGTGTTCTAGAGATGGTGTTAGTTATGTATGCTATGAACTTGGGATTATTACATGATGACATGGTCAACACGGTACTAGCCGCGTCCGTTTTAACCAGCCTGTTCGCCATGATTTCGACTAGTGGTCTACACGAAAAGATGAGAATCAGTTAG
- a CDS encoding RsmB/NOP family class I SAM-dependent RNA methyltransferase: MINKYGTSSLKVFITILLEKLLKSRLGFDQAVRIAIKKSSLSKEDRAISYRIGYETLVNFYGLKMLAKNRGFGVSAASIAEYLESIRFDFEEYRRRIIELTSDYPITLKLSLRYSYPSWLVKKLIGLIGVEETEKTLKSLNEKKRWVRVNTLTVKVEEAMKCLNDEEIEFHPHSEFEDLFKIDDPFYPIGKSNCVKKGYLIPEDIGSYIMVESIQQLVGQDLLDACSAPGVKLLHLLSRRRISSVVIVDYSLKRLLYVRSLLRYLEGDLKSIIIHGDSRIIEYGRRFSTIILDAPCSGSGAVYGDPSVKLRLSKSELERYHEIQYRLLNNALKNGYDIIYATCSIIPLEGEIVVQKLVDKYGVELVRLNYPYLDPSYPSYRVSQKTHRIRPHRVDGQGFFIAIIRGS, encoded by the coding sequence ATGATTAATAAGTATGGCACTTCTTCTCTGAAGGTTTTCATCACAATATTGCTGGAAAAACTTTTAAAGTCTAGACTTGGATTTGATCAAGCCGTAAGAATAGCCATAAAAAAATCATCTTTGAGTAAGGAAGACAGAGCGATTTCATATCGCATAGGTTATGAAACCCTCGTCAACTTCTATGGACTTAAAATGTTGGCAAAAAATAGGGGTTTCGGAGTAAGTGCTGCATCAATTGCAGAATATTTAGAATCAATAAGGTTTGACTTTGAAGAATATCGGAGAAGAATAATTGAATTAACGAGTGATTACCCGATAACGTTGAAACTTTCTTTAAGATACAGTTACCCCTCATGGCTGGTGAAGAAACTTATAGGACTTATAGGTGTGGAAGAGACCGAGAAGACCCTTAAAAGCTTGAACGAGAAGAAACGCTGGGTTCGCGTGAATACATTGACAGTAAAAGTCGAAGAAGCTATGAAATGCCTTAATGATGAAGAGATCGAATTTCATCCTCATAGTGAGTTTGAAGACCTTTTCAAGATCGATGACCCATTCTATCCGATTGGGAAGTCGAATTGCGTGAAGAAAGGGTATTTGATCCCCGAGGATATAGGGTCTTATATTATGGTTGAGAGTATTCAACAATTAGTAGGCCAGGACTTGCTTGATGCTTGTTCAGCACCTGGTGTCAAGCTTCTCCACTTATTATCTCGAAGAAGAATTTCGAGTGTTGTGATTGTTGATTATTCATTGAAGAGACTTCTATATGTTAGGAGTTTATTGAGATATCTGGAGGGCGATTTGAAATCAATAATAATACATGGCGATTCTAGGATTATTGAATATGGTAGGCGTTTCTCAACCATTATTCTTGACGCTCCCTGTTCAGGCTCTGGAGCGGTTTATGGAGATCCTAGTGTTAAACTGCGGTTGTCAAAGAGCGAACTTGAAAGATATCACGAAATCCAGTACAGGCTTTTGAATAATGCTTTGAAGAATGGATATGATATCATATATGCTACTTGTAGCATCATACCTCTTGAGGGAGAAATAGTTGTTCAAAAACTTGTAGATAAATATGGTGTTGAACTAGTGAGGCTCAACTATCCGTATCTTGACCCATCATACCCATCATATAGAGTATCGCAAAAAACGCACCGGATAAGACCCCATAGAGTTGATGGACAAGGATTTTTCATAGCCATTATCAGAGGGAGTTAA
- a CDS encoding phenylalanine--tRNA ligase subunit alpha, whose product MSLSEVYLPAKQYRIVLYILDGVESLEKVAEKMGLKPDDLMRDVTELNNKGLIYVEKIVEKKYRLSRIGKLYLEKDVPERLILLNYDKCPEKMLSNLVRCIAELTGMNPGEISIGVQYLIKSGCAKIMNDTLIMINQEACREIDSKAGVIRDLLKKIESNEDIREDEALELKKRKMIEVVERKVIKLRPSSFLLDLFSKGLVKEKELITIVRPSMASNLQKYAIKEFDLSVPLPRVPVVRKHPFMEFIDDLRDIMVALGFEEVKGPHVEAEFWNFDVLYQAQDHPAREIHDTFYIKDEARAIIPPELLERARRIHESGWKYKWSPERAVRLVLRSQTTAVSARTIFERGEGEYRVFTIDRVFRPENLDAKHSMEFYQLDGIIVGKNVNFKHLLYFFKELSAALGIKEVWFKPGYFPFTEPSVEGYIRHPSLGWVEVFPGGVFRPEVMEILGAPNTRAVAWGIGVDRLAMQVLGIDDIRLLFSRDLDMLERLTYAGLPYKFTKTDGKSVKVYEYPE is encoded by the coding sequence ATGAGCCTTAGTGAAGTGTATTTACCTGCAAAGCAATACAGAATAGTCTTGTACATTCTAGATGGTGTCGAGTCTCTAGAAAAAGTTGCGGAGAAAATGGGGCTTAAACCCGACGATCTAATGAGGGATGTAACCGAGCTAAACAATAAAGGTTTGATCTACGTGGAGAAAATTGTAGAGAAAAAATACAGGCTATCTAGGATTGGAAAACTATACTTAGAGAAGGATGTTCCAGAAAGATTGATCCTGTTGAACTATGATAAATGCCCTGAGAAGATGTTATCGAATCTAGTTAGGTGTATAGCTGAGTTAACAGGTATGAATCCAGGCGAGATTTCAATTGGAGTACAGTATTTGATAAAATCCGGTTGTGCCAAAATAATGAATGACACATTGATTATGATAAACCAAGAAGCTTGCAGGGAGATCGATTCGAAGGCAGGAGTAATTAGAGATTTACTGAAAAAGATAGAGAGCAATGAAGATATCCGGGAAGATGAAGCACTGGAGTTGAAAAAAAGAAAAATGATCGAAGTAGTTGAGAGAAAAGTGATCAAGCTGAGGCCATCAAGTTTTCTCTTAGATTTGTTTAGTAAGGGGTTAGTCAAGGAGAAAGAGTTAATCACTATCGTAAGACCGTCAATGGCATCGAATCTTCAAAAGTATGCTATCAAGGAATTTGATCTATCGGTCCCATTACCGAGGGTGCCAGTGGTTAGAAAACACCCTTTCATGGAGTTCATTGATGATCTAAGGGACATCATGGTTGCACTTGGGTTCGAAGAAGTAAAGGGACCTCATGTTGAAGCTGAGTTTTGGAATTTCGACGTTCTCTACCAAGCTCAAGACCACCCTGCTAGGGAGATCCATGATACCTTCTACATAAAGGACGAAGCAAGAGCTATTATCCCTCCTGAGTTGCTGGAGAGAGCTAGAAGAATTCATGAGAGTGGGTGGAAGTATAAATGGAGTCCTGAAAGAGCCGTGAGACTCGTCCTACGCAGCCAGACCACAGCGGTCTCTGCGAGGACAATATTTGAAAGAGGAGAGGGGGAATACCGGGTATTCACTATTGATCGAGTATTTCGTCCGGAAAACCTTGATGCGAAACACAGTATGGAATTTTACCAGTTGGATGGTATTATTGTTGGTAAGAACGTTAACTTTAAACATCTACTGTACTTCTTTAAGGAACTGTCAGCAGCACTGGGTATAAAGGAGGTTTGGTTCAAACCTGGATATTTCCCATTCACGGAGCCCAGTGTTGAGGGCTATATTAGACACCCTAGTCTGGGATGGGTGGAAGTGTTCCCCGGAGGGGTCTTTAGGCCTGAAGTAATGGAGATTCTGGGCGCTCCTAATACCAGGGCTGTTGCATGGGGCATCGGTGTGGACAGGCTGGCTATGCAAGTTCTTGGAATAGACGACATACGGTTGCTGTTTTCAAGAGACCTCGATATGCTAGAGAGACTGACGTATGCGGGATTACCTTACAAGTTCACAAAGACGGATGGAAAAAGTGTTAAAGTATACGAGTACCCGGAGTAA
- a CDS encoding ABC transporter ATP-binding protein has translation MNNEIIVKLENVALGYYTTQKGWKSVLKTRQYVVHDINLNVVDGERVVIIGESGSGKTTLLKTILGILPPFKGKVYVLGKSIYDLSAKERRKITKQIGYVPQDPYRSLNPRVKIRTVIMEPLEKTNLSESEKLQRVMDAIRLVQLHEKILDYYPMQLSGGMLQRVLIARAIVHDPEILILDEPTSALDVSIQAQVINLLNSIHRKLELAMLTVTHDLAIAQYLGDRGIILYKGRIVEEGEIGKILLSPSHDYTRLLIASYRASL, from the coding sequence ATGAATAATGAGATCATAGTAAAGCTTGAAAACGTGGCTCTCGGGTATTATACAACACAGAAAGGATGGAAGTCCGTTTTAAAGACAAGACAATACGTTGTACACGATATAAACCTTAATGTAGTCGATGGAGAGCGAGTCGTCATAATTGGAGAGAGTGGATCTGGTAAGACAACGCTTCTAAAAACGATACTCGGGATTCTACCACCATTCAAAGGTAAGGTTTACGTATTAGGTAAGAGCATATATGACTTATCCGCCAAGGAGCGAAGAAAAATTACTAAACAGATAGGTTATGTTCCCCAAGACCCTTATAGGTCGTTAAATCCTCGTGTAAAAATAAGAACCGTAATAATGGAGCCCTTGGAGAAAACGAATCTATCCGAGTCCGAGAAACTTCAAAGAGTGATGGACGCGATCAGACTTGTACAACTACATGAGAAAATACTTGACTACTACCCAATGCAGTTGAGCGGCGGGATGTTACAGAGAGTATTGATAGCGAGAGCTATCGTACACGATCCGGAGATTCTAATCCTAGATGAACCCACTTCCGCGTTAGACGTCTCGATACAAGCTCAAGTTATTAATTTGTTAAACTCAATTCACAGGAAGCTCGAACTAGCAATGTTAACCGTGACCCATGACCTAGCGATTGCCCAATACCTGGGTGACAGGGGGATAATACTATATAAGGGGAGGATTGTCGAAGAAGGAGAGATTGGTAAAATACTCTTGTCACCATCTCACGATTACACTCGTTTATTGATTGCAAGCTATAGGGCTTCATTATAA
- a CDS encoding ABC transporter ATP-binding protein → MVLAIEAEELKIGYEDDTTIWAVKGVSFRVEEGEIFCLVGESGCGKSTTGNAIVGILPPYAVTDGVLRIFGKTVIQGNKRDYTGIRGRIVSYVPQNPGSSLNPYLTIEEQFYYVLNSIYGWDKKKAIEEASKYLKLVELDPERVMDQFPHELSGGMQQRTAIALALSTGAKIIVADEPTSALDAHLRLGLIRLLTRLRDSAGLTLVFITHDLLSAGKICDKIAIMYSGRILEMGASGQILTEPLHPYTELLVDSVPVLGLLKPLKAIPGEPPSPIVEVKGCIFLDRCPKKFEKCSTSHPPSAFIHERIVECWRYLEK, encoded by the coding sequence ATGGTTTTAGCTATAGAAGCAGAAGAGTTAAAGATAGGTTACGAGGATGACACCACGATTTGGGCTGTAAAAGGAGTTTCATTCCGTGTTGAAGAGGGCGAGATATTTTGCCTAGTAGGGGAGAGTGGTTGCGGAAAGTCCACTACCGGGAATGCGATCGTAGGCATTTTGCCCCCCTATGCAGTCACCGATGGGGTCTTGAGAATTTTTGGAAAAACTGTCATACAGGGAAATAAGAGAGATTACACAGGGATTAGGGGGCGGATAGTTTCATACGTCCCTCAGAACCCGGGCTCAAGCCTCAATCCCTACCTGACTATCGAGGAACAATTCTATTATGTATTAAACAGCATCTATGGTTGGGATAAAAAGAAAGCTATTGAAGAAGCGTCGAAATACTTGAAACTCGTTGAACTAGATCCTGAACGAGTCATGGATCAGTTCCCTCACGAACTCAGCGGGGGGATGCAGCAGAGAACAGCCATCGCGCTAGCGCTCTCTACTGGTGCGAAGATAATAGTAGCAGATGAACCGACCTCGGCTTTAGACGCCCACCTGCGGCTTGGTTTAATAAGACTGCTGACGCGATTAAGGGATTCTGCCGGATTGACATTAGTATTTATCACCCATGACTTGCTTTCTGCTGGAAAAATATGTGATAAAATCGCTATAATGTATTCAGGAAGGATATTAGAGATGGGAGCATCTGGCCAAATATTGACGGAACCTTTGCATCCATATACGGAGTTACTAGTTGACTCAGTGCCGGTTTTAGGTCTGTTAAAACCTTTGAAAGCAATCCCCGGTGAACCACCGTCTCCAATTGTTGAGGTAAAGGGATGCATATTTCTTGACAGGTGTCCGAAAAAATTCGAAAAATGTAGCACTTCGCATCCGCCCTCCGCGTTTATTCACGAGAGAATAGTTGAGTGTTGGAGGTATCTTGAGAAATGA